ACTGCCGCTGGAGGGCTTGTTCGTGGGGCTGGTCGGTGATGGCCGCACTCGCCCCCCGATCGCCGATGTCGTACTCGCGGGTGCGGAGGGCCGAGCGTGCCTGCCGGAGCCCCGTCTCGTAGGAGTGGTGCGTGTACGATGACGTCCAGTGCTGGCCGGCCTGGACCTGCCGGCCCGTCGCAGGTTCGAGAAGGTACTCGTCGAACAGCCGGGTGAGCCAGTCCCGCAGCGCGCCGATCGAACGGAGTGCTGCGAGGCCACCCGCAGCGCCCACGAGGCCCGCTGCGACGGGGCCAGCACCCGCGCCGGCCTGTGTGGCCTGTGACTGTGCGTTCTCGATCTGACGGCGGATTGCGCCCCGCACGTCGCGCGTGCGACCCGAGAGGTCCTGCCGGAGCGTTCGTCTTTGAGTGGTCGTCTGCGTGGGGTCCTGGCGTGGCCCCTGCGCCGGCCCATTCGCAGAGGTACTCATTCTTCCTCGTCGTCAGTAGTGTCGTCGGAGGTGTCCCGCCACTTGCCGTCAGGTTCGTCGGCGTTGGCGCGGACGGTGCCGGCCATTCCGCTCGGTGCCGTGGCCGGGCTGGCTGTTCCCTCGGAGGCGGCCTCAGCCTCGGCGTCGAGATTTATCGCCGCGTCCAGCTCGCCGGGCGAGCGTTCGTCTTGCGCTTCGACGTGATCCGGGGCCTCCGAGCCGCGTTCGGGACTCCAGTCGTAGATCTGCTTGCGGCGTTCCGCGGTGGTGGTGTCCTGCTGGGGGTTCTTGCCCGTCGCCGTGTTGATGGCGTTGGCCTTGCGCTCCATGATCTCGGCCTCTTCCTGCTCGGAGAGTTCGCTCAGGGCCGGCCACTCGATCGTGTACGTCTCGCCGTCGGGTTCGGGAAGGATGCCCGCCCGGATGAGGAGGTCGAGCAGTGGGCGGAGGATGCGCGCTTCGAGATAACTATCCCGATCGCCGGCCACGCTCGATCGCCAGTCGGCGTTATCCTCTGTGGTGGCGCGCTCGCCCGTCTCGTTGCCTTTGATGATGCTCTGGGGGATGTCCTTCGCGGCGGCGATTGCCTCCCACTGGATGTCCATGTGGTCGGCGGGACTGGCGATGTCCGCGCCAAGAGTTTCGATCTCGCCGTTCGAGCGAATCGTCCGGTCGAAGCGATCGACGTAGTTCGAGATCTGAGTGGCGAGGGCATCGCCGCCGTCCTGAAACTCCGTCGGCACGCGCTGCGTGGTGCCGCCGATCTCCTTGATCGCCTCCGGCGGCTTCATGACGATCCCCTGGTAGCCACCGCGCCAGTAGCCCTCGCCACTCGCGCCGTAGATCTTCGTCATGTCCGTGATCCGATTGATGATGTTCTTGTAGAAGGGGATCGAGCGGTAGGGGTCGACGAGCGTGTTGCTCGCGATGTGGATCACGCGGGTATGGTGGACGTCGCTCGTCTCGGTGTTCGCGTCGGTGATGGTGTACGAGTCGGGGCGGCCGTACCGATCGTCATCGAGGTCCTTACTGACGGTGAAGTCGATCTTGTTCTGAGGATACAGTTCGATGTAGGCGAGGTCCGAGAGGTCGCGGCTGTCGTCGCTGTCGAGTTTCTCGGAGACGCTTTGGTCGTCCTTGATCCCGACGACGATCACCGAATACTGGCCGAGGCGGGCGAGGAGATCGGCCGCCATCAGCCGCGGCTTGAGCGCCTCGCGGAGGAGTGTGCGCCGCGGGTTGTTCGGGGCGTTGTTGTCGAAGAGGTTCTCGACGGCCGTCTCGAAGTCCGTCTGATCGTCCTCGTCGTCGCCCTCGGTGGGCTCGTCGTCGACGATG
The genomic region above belongs to Halococcus saccharolyticus DSM 5350 and contains:
- a CDS encoding anti-CBASS protein Acb1 family protein, whose amino-acid sequence is MSSDSDDESEPQVWRGPDLPQARTNAMYGGRSGVLSRSNFDGLLDDARSPKMWDALGYPRENQLTFNTWLTYYLRGGPVSGLLDKFVNDAWQGRPDIVDDEPTEGDDEDDQTDFETAVENLFDNNAPNNPRRTLLREALKPRLMAADLLARLGQYSVIVVGIKDDQSVSEKLDSDDSRDLSDLAYIELYPQNKIDFTVSKDLDDDRYGRPDSYTITDANTETSDVHHTRVIHIASNTLVDPYRSIPFYKNIINRITDMTKIYGASGEGYWRGGYQGIVMKPPEAIKEIGGTTQRVPTEFQDGGDALATQISNYVDRFDRTIRSNGEIETLGADIASPADHMDIQWEAIAAAKDIPQSIIKGNETGERATTEDNADWRSSVAGDRDSYLEARILRPLLDLLIRAGILPEPDGETYTIEWPALSELSEQEEAEIMERKANAINTATGKNPQQDTTTAERRKQIYDWSPERGSEAPDHVEAQDERSPGELDAAINLDAEAEAASEGTASPATAPSGMAGTVRANADEPDGKWRDTSDDTTDDEEE